The Cottoperca gobio chromosome 8, fCotGob3.1, whole genome shotgun sequence genome contains the following window.
CTGTCAACAGGGTGTATTTTATGTGACTGAAAGCTCTCTGCAGGGATGTGAGGAACAaggtcacagacagacagaggaggtcACTGACCTTATGAATTCCTAGAGAGGTATAAACTCCACCAACAGACAtgactatatacacacacatgcatgcttaACCGAAGAATTTGACATATAAATCACATGTGTTGTGGTATAAATAAACAGTATTTAATATTGTACACATATGAGTGAGAGAAGTACGGCTGTGGCATTTATCCTCCTTCCTTTGATGGCAATGCAAACCAAAATGGGTATTATAACCATCGGTGCTAAATTATGCATTTAAGAAGCTTTTCCCTTTCCATTCATTCGCCTGCATACAGCCGCCCCTCTTATGAATTCTGCGCTTGTTTTCTTGCTGCCCAAATTGCCCAGCCTGCTATAACCTTGGCTATAACAGTAAACATTCTTTGAGACTTTAATTTGGGAGAGAGAAGTTAAGtcagaaagagaggcagagattgAAGAACTGCTATTTGAGGCAAGTGCAACTTGAGATTCAAGGAGAACAAAATACCCCTGAGGAAGATTATGCAGGGCTGTTTGAATAGGACATAAAAGGTCCTTGAGTGTGTTAGACCTACTGTATATTCCaactttacattacatgacTTTTAAGCTGACTTATCTTTAATAAGTCTTTTTGATACATTCACAGCTCGTCTGTGGTGATTTATACTGTGACTAAACTCTGTGAAAAGGTTATTTATATGTAGATATTGTGGATTTAAAGCAGATATAGGTGACTAACTATAGGTGTCCTACATGACCCAGTGATCCGCTGTAGAGGATGACACCAGAGTTATTTAACGTTTGCATTAGCTAAGCCTCACTGAAGTGTACGTTAAGCCAACTGAAGCAGGTCCTCTCCATCTTCACAGCAGCTTTTCCATGACTGATACACACCCGATTAGAGATGAAAGCAGTCGGTAGGAAGTATTTCGTGTCAAAATCCAATATGTTAAAACAGCTTTTAGACTAAATCCAAGATTTaaatagattttgtttttgtaccagCCGCAACAGCGCGTGGCTGGCATTGTTTTCACCtataactctgtgtgtgtgtgtgtcatcatggtgtctgtctgtgcacaCATTTTGTCACCACGATAGATGTGCAAGATGCAGTtacaaaactttacaggtgtgtagttgagatcacaATGATAGCTAAGTTTGAAATGGGTGTGGGGAAGGGGCCATCAGAAAATGGTCTCTAGTTTAAAAACTGTGGCTgttaaaagaaagaacaaataatAATGCTGCATCAATGTTGTGCCTGATTTGCGCCAGCTGCATTCACACATGGGAGAAGTAAGCCTTCAGGGCTTTCTGCCAGAAAGGCtctattttaacccaaacctaAATTACTTCTGGCAGAAAGCCCTGACGGCTAACTTCTCCCATGTTCCATGCAAAAGTAAAGTTTATTTATGCAGCACCTTTCTAGATCAGTGCTTttcaataaaagacaaaagaaagaaaacagagacacaacaagagtaataaatacaaaataaatgaagtcTAAACAGGTGAGTCTTGAGCTGCTTTTTAAAAGGTGTTCAAGAGAGTTTCAAAGGAGCCACGAAAGCACAGTGTCCTTAAGTCTGGAGCAACCTTAGAGGCCTCCTGCTGAGACAAGGCTGTGGTAGATCTTACGTCCCAGGCCAAATCGGGCCAGGAGCGTACCCTTCCGCACTTCCTACCCTCGCCCTTGCCCGGACCATTCCCATCTTTAACCTTATTGacctcaactacacacctgtgaagttttgtgactgcatccGGCACCGTTgcgacaaaatctgtccacagtcATTTAAACACTTTGCAAAATGCTAAAAACAGCTTCTGTGGAAGTTCACGCcacagtaggtgtctccaggagcacacacaaacacaaactcacaaggtgaaaacaataccagcaaCACGCTGTCGTAAATATAGGGAGgtgcagagatacagagacagttTTAAGGGTGTCACAGCTCTTGTTAAGACGGGTGAAGAGGGAGTCACAATCGTCTAGACAAGATGAACCGTCATGTCATGAAATCATGTTTGATGTATAGTTAACATGAAGAACGATCTGTGATTTATATCGACTGCGATTGGATTATTGAAgcattattaaacattttaaaaaggtatcAGATGTTACAGTCTGTGTAGCAAGTGGTATATACTGTGTGACAGTTTGGGGTCAGTATggtaaaacatctttaaagggATATATAAGACAATACTGGCTCAGTTACAATACCACTTGTACAGATGAGCCATTGTTGGAAGATTAAGTCCTGAAATGAGTTGATTCGTCTGATCATCAACACGACAGCATGTAGAACTTATTCTATCTATTCAGCCTgataatgtttttcagtgaTTAATCCAAAACTGTGGCGTTTTATTTAAACTCTAGGACATgtttcaaaacatatttgttgactttctttctcacttttcaTAATGCTCCATTTATACCAGCACACAGGCCGACGGGACACGACAACGTCTTCCTTCAGAGTGAAAGTCCTGATACCGTTTCGTAAATACAGACACGCTTTCATATTTGACTAAGAATAGTAAGGTGACACCGTTGTTTAGTGCGGTGACAGAGAGTAATGGGCAGTCCCAGTAAGGGGGAATAGATACTGTATAGGCCTGCATAGTTTCAAAGGCAGCGCCCGGGGGAATCACATGCCTCTGTGGCCATATGCTCCGTGCAGAGCACCCCCACCTTCAAACAGAACCGGAGcccggagagagacagactgttTCATACAGACTGTGTCAAAAGCACTTCAAAAACTATTAGAATCACAAAAGATATTGATGCAAGTAtaatttaaagtataaaatcaGCGACAACCCCTCAGCTGTTGTCTTCTTCCcgtttttaatattattgttgaCAGAGTCTCAAGAGGAGATGGGGGTTTaacttttataatattttattattattcagtttaaAGTAGATCTGTTGTGTCAAGCAAGACCTTTAGGACACATGAGAAGGCGTTTTTGTGTCCATGCTTGTTGACCTCATCGAGGACATTCCTGTCATTGTCAATATGTTTGATATTGTTGTCAATGATTCTATTGTGAACCAGAATCATTCTCACAAATGTCGGGACAGACGTTACAGTGGAGAAGATCCCACAACCTCCAAGCCAGGTCATTTTGCACATTAAGACTTCTCGATCCTCTAAACTTTAAAGGATTAAAACTGGATTCAAAACTTATTTTCAGCACTTTGATGCATAAATGTTGGAGTTTAAAATGATGGATGCCTTTCACTTGTATTCACAGAGGTTTTCTTGCATGTCAGCAGAACTCCTCAGCCGGGAATAAGCATTGAGAAATAAATCACATCAATCACATTTGAAGCCGctgcttctcttttctctctggttTGATACTTTTTACGTTTTGTGCCCCTTCTGGCCACAACCCCAGATAAGTGGAGTCACAGACATTCTTCCCCTGAATTGACTCTTGGACTGTTAAACTTGGTTAAGTTTGCATTTTAGAAACTGGAGCAAGGATCCATTGCATACAGGCCCAAAGAAGTAGAACAACGATCCATGCATTCTTGTCTGGAGGTGCTACATATTGCAACCCATGCTCACTGAACCTGTTGATATCAGGGAACGCTGCAAACAAAGCAAGCCCACAGTCGCTGTCATATAATGAGGAGAAAACATGTCTGTAAAATCTGGAGTTGTGCATGCTATATACTCATTCAAGCAGTATTCGGGTACACTTACATTGTAAGAACGGATTGTATagattgtataaaatgtgtcttGACCATGATCATGTATCGAAATACCCCAAACACCACTGGGAACACATTGGGTTTCAATTCTCAATGCTTCATTCAGAGATGTCAGAAAAGCTCCACAAAGTAAGTGTGCATTTAATTGCATTCCTCcatgacaaaacagaaaaccaatcaatatataatcttatataggtttttatttttctggtaACTTTGCTCTTATTCCACTGTGCCAGCAGAGAAACAACATGGCATTAGGGAAGAGGCTCTGGCTGGATTTAAACCAGGGGCATTGTGATTGCATGGTCAGATTATTAAACCTGTAGGCCACCAGGAGCTTGCTGCTTGCATTACAAGCTTCCCGGACACACTTGTTAAACAACTCAGACTAGTTTTTGGAGTCAGAGGCAAGAGATCGAACAGCCATTGCAATCCTCCTCTCCAGTTGGACAGCCAGTACTAACAAGTATTTCTCTGCTCAGTGGTGATCACAGTTCCCCACAGATAACAAACAAGATTTGAGCAGGAAATTCAAATCTTATCAGAAGAGCTCATTGTTGTAGCGGCAGTCCATCGCAGCTGGATGAAGACACAATATGAATATAAGACACTGATCTTGGTCTTAAGATAAGTGCAATTGCAGCTTTCTgctctgtgtgactgtgattACAGATTTACTCCTTAAAAGGATGTTTACGTAAATAAAGCCCAGGCTGAGGTAGAACATGGAATGCTGACTTAAGAATTTAAAAACACGAACAACCCTCTTCATCCCAGGAGgacataaatatgtattattcaGCTGATAAAATGGCACTTTAAGAGGCCTTGAGAGGGGCGGGTGGGTGGAAGGAAGGATGAGGGTCTTTACTGGTCTGTTAGCAGCCTCTGCTGGTCCTGCATGTGTCAGTGCATCCAGAATCAAGAGGTCACGGATATTCACAAAAGGTCTACATTATATTCAGTTCACCTGCTTTGTGATCTCAAGAAGAGTAAAGTGATGTGTTTGACATATTGTGTTAGAGCTAACCACAGATATTAAACTGTTAATCCTATATTGCTCTAAATATAATAGTGTTACCTAGCTGCTCAAAAACAAATTAGGTCAAATAGATTAGAACACATGAGTCAACTTAACGTTAAGGGAAGTTATTCTTTATGTTATGCTTCAGTCAAAATATAGAGCAACACTAAACTGAAAATTAGACGAAATAGAAATCAGAACCTCTTTAATTCGTCAAGAAGAAGAAATTCCGCAAGAAATTGCTGCTGAAATGTTTCAAGACAGCAGAACACACATACCTAGTTAATTAGTTGCATTCTGTCAACAGACAAGGAAACTACTGTAAACACCAAAAtgctaaaaatacaaattcaaagAGAAAATATTGTTCCTGAGCAGCAGCACTGGCAATGGCAACGGCAGATGACAACGTTGACATGTTCAGAAACAGACagtgaaattaaaatacattgatAAATTGAGAGTTATACATAAACAACATGCACGCAAGTAGGTCAGCACATACCTTAAATAGCTCAGGAGGCACAAAtgaagtgtgtgaatgtgagcgGTGAaatcaacttttattttaaaaactaaaataaatgttttttacttgAAAACATATACATGTTTACAGGGAAATTAAGAAactgtaatgatgtaatgattatAGTTAGCTAGAGTAGGCCTAGAAAAGCTACTAAATTAGCATTTTAAATCAGAAACAGAAtaaggtttattgccaagtaggtttttacttacaaggaatttgccttggtgtttggtgcatacaataaatatattgtggGGAAAGACAAAGTACTGCAAAAGTAAAGAACATaattatagaataaaaaaatgacaataaaaaggggaaaaataGTATTAACAATACTATAAGAAATGTGCAATATAGAATGAGAGAGCTGTACAATTGTTTGCAAGGTGTGCAAACATCTTGAAAAAGTTACAAAAGTGCAATAGTTCACAGAGAAACTCTGCTATAacgaacattttaaaaaaaaacattatttttttatgtcatGGATTTCAGAGACTTTATTGTGGTGAAAAAACACTCCGGAAGTCCTAATGTTGTAGTAGTACACTGTCTTCCGGTGCCTATTTCTATCAAAATGGCTCGTCCACTACCATTTAACATTGCTGTCGTTTCcactgttttgtttgtgtcattcACGAATTTTGTATGTTGTAATAACGGCAGGAGGGTAAGtgtgaaattgttttatttgaacctTAGCATTTGACTGCGGTTAAGCGGAAGCTGCGCCTGTTAGCAATGGAATTAGCATTAGCTTTGACCCGGTGAAGGCTAAcggtttattttctatttttattatcaGGTTGGCGATGTCATGGACACTGAATTCGGTGGTTTCTCTGTACCTCTTGAACACTCATTTGAAGTTGGTGAGAAAgtgataatattattttattagtataATGTTGAATGGTACGTTATGGCTATGTTAAGCTAACTAAGTAGCCGTGTGAGGCCAGCGCTAACGTCATATCCGAATGGAGAAACCTACACACCAAACTTCATTCaacaatctgtcattttaatcttttttgatGTAACGAGAAATAAATTTACCTGCTTCGAAGTCAGTGGAGATATTATCAGAACTGCCTATGTGTACTATGAAACTCGGCATATAGAGTAAACTGAAACATGTTATTTACATTCATAACGTTATACACTCAGTCATTCATCCATGCTTTATGTTCTGTTGTCCTCCTTGTTTCAGATGATATAGCAAAGTTTCGAGTGCGCGGAGCACTGGTGTTAAAAGCTGGAAGGGAGCCCAGCGTCTCACTAACTCAGAGCCAGCTATCAGAGGAGGACAGATCCAAACTGAAGGCGAGATATGATCTGGTTTAAAGGATGTGTCATAAATAAAGATTACCCAAATCCCAAAGAGATGTTGTTCTTTTTGTGCACAGTATGTTTATGcacatactacatatatattatagtgaTGCATTGATAAGCAGATTTGCGTAGCAGACATAAAACCCCTGGTCAGACAGCCAGAGGTCATACAAAAGGATTTGGGTGTGATTAACATTGCATGGTGTGAACCTGGCTCCCTAACAACTATGTTTCTTTTGATCTTCAGGAAGTGGCTGCGGTGGACGGTCTGTACAGAATTCGAGTGCCTCGAGTTTTcctgcaggcagacagacagacagagcggcAGATGGAAGGTTACCTCACAGCATTTGTCAGAGCCGtatgtatttaatttatctTTACAGGGAAATCATCTTCCAAAAAAACTTACAACTTAAAAATGCACAATAAGACTGTATTATGGtggattattatatatatatagatatagatatagatatagctTCATCAGTGTTTGAGAAGCCTATTTGCTCTGTGTAAGATACAGATTCCAGGCTGCCTTGGCCTGTCAAATAATGTTTAGTCCTTAAACCTGCCGGTTTTGTTAactgtatttctgtattgttta
Protein-coding sequences here:
- the emc10 gene encoding ER membrane protein complex subunit 10 isoform X1, encoding MARPLPFNIAVVSTVLFVSFTNFVCCNNGRRVGDVMDTEFGGFSVPLEHSFEVDDIAKFRVRGALVLKAGREPSVSLTQSQLSEEDRSKLKEVAAVDGLYRIRVPRVFLQADRQTERQMEGYLTAFVRACAMVESHLSDVISLHTDVSGYLIGVSIVTLPGACRGTEVEDEVDLEVFNTTLGVMAPVNAPGPETALFLERMDMETEKKGKNPQEQKSFFAKYWMYIVPLVLFLMMSGAQDQSGGGAGGGAANGGGR
- the emc10 gene encoding ER membrane protein complex subunit 10 isoform X2 produces the protein MARPLPFNIAVVSTVLFVSFTNFVCCNNGRRVGDVMDTEFGGFSVPLEHSFEVDDIAKFRVRGALVLKAGREPSVSLTQSQLSEEDRSKLKEVAAVDGLYRIRVPRVFLQADRQTERQMEGYLTAFVRACAMVESHLSDVISLHTDVSGYLIGVSIVTLPGACRGTEVEDEVDLEVFNTTLGVMAPVNAPGPETALFLERMDMETEKKGKNPQEQKSFFAKYWYLILGGAIFLMVSNSAQPPAGGGSEQS